From Faecalicatena sp. Marseille-Q4148:
ATTCATCTCTTGAATCAGTTCTTTCACTTTCTGAAGCTGGCAATTCAATTGCTGTATTGACGCTTTTCCACGGCGGTCATGGTGATGGGGCGTCGCAACAATTGCGCGTATTCCTTCTTGATAAGCGATTTTTAACATTTGTTCCGTATCTTTTAGATTTTTTGCACCGTCATCAACTCCCGGTAAAATGTGGCAATGCATATCAATGTATTTATTCATTTTCATTTTATTCTCTATAAATCTTCTCCAATAGCAAACGTTTCTTCTATCTGCTGCTTCGTCTTCAGTACAGCAGCCGAATATCTTCCCATAATCAGTACAACTTCTCCGTCTTCCACAAGATATTCCTCATACTCTGTAGTATAGCCTCTGTCATAAGTATACATCAAGCGGTACATTTTCCCTTTTTCCGGAACTTCTGCTCTCCAGACAGGAATTGTCACTTCTTGAAGTTTTTTGCTGTTATTGACAACTATTATAATCTGTTCGTTCTCTAAAAATCTAGAAAATGACAAAATATGTTCATTCCATGTCAATATTTGCAGAGAGCCGCTGGTAAGGGCCGGATAATTCTTGTGGATTCTGATCATTTCCCTGTGGAAGTCCAGCATGAGCTTATCTTCCCGTCCCCACGGATATGTTCTTCGATTATCCGGATCTGTAAAGCCGCAAAGCCCGGCTTCATCTCCATAATAAAGTGTCGGCGCTCCGATCCAGGTCATCTGCATAACAACTGCTTCCCGCATAACTGCCGGATTGATATTTTTATTTGCAGCCTCCGGTCCGAGATTCTGTACACGTCCTACCCAGTGATTCGTTCTTGTCAGAAATCTTGAATGATCGTGATTGGAAAGCTGATTCATCGCCACCATCAGGGACGGCATCATCATACTGCTCATATGATGTTTCATCACATTGACAAAGTTATCTGAATTATTCAAAAGATCCTGACGGAATTCATCACTGTGTTTCTCCATTCCGGTAAGGAACCATGTTACCGGTTCCATAAACGCATCATAGTTCATAACAGTGTCCCACTCATCTCCCTGAAGCCATTCCTGTGGATCTCCGTAATGTTCCGCCAGAATAATCGCTTCCGGATTCGCCTCTTTCACTGCTTTTCGGAACTTTTTCCAAAATTCATGGTTATAATCATTGGTTTTGCCGAGATCTGCCGCCACATCAAGGCGCCAGCCATCCGCACAAAACGGTTCAGACACCCATTTTCTTCCGACATTGATAATATAATCTTCCAGTTCCTGCGACTGTTCATAGTTTAATTTCGGAAGTGTGTTGTGGCCCCACCAGCCTTCATAATTGTCATTGTCCGGCCAGTTTTCAGATTCTCTGCTGTAAAAATTAAAATAATTTCTGTATGGACTTTTGGAAGAAATGTATGCACCTGGTTCATAACCTTCTACATTATGATAAATATATTCCCGATCCATCCATTTGTTAAAAGAGCCACAGTGATTAAAGACTCCATCCAGAATAATTTTCATTCCTCTTTTATGGACTTCCCGGATCAGCTCTGCAAGATATTCGTTGCTGGCTTCCAGATTTTCCTTATCCGTTGTCCTTAGACGATACTTCCCGGCAGAACAATTATTTCCTTCCCAACCCTGCAGCAGATTCCCGCCATCATTTTTAATAACGGCAATATGCGGATCTACATAGTCATAATCCTGTGTATCATATTTATGGTTGGAAGGTGACACAAAAATCGGATTGAAATAAATAACGTCTACACCCAGTTCCTGAAGATAGTCCAGCTTCTTCATCACTCCCTGCAGATCGCCTCCGTAAAATTCTCTTACATCCATGCTGGCAGGATACTGATACCAGTCTGTTACCCGGATGCTCTTGTCTCCCAGATACATATATTCGCCGGTTTCTACATCATTATCCGGATTCCCATTACAAAAACGATCTACATAGATCTGATACATGACAGCGCCCTTTGCCCATTCCGGTGTGGAAAATCCGGGCGCTATCATAAAATAATAATCATCAATCACCTTTTCTGACGGACCGCATTGCTGATAGTAGATATGCTCACTGCCGCTTTTAATCTCGAAACAGTATCGGAATTGGTCTTTTCCAAGCTGATAATTGACGGTATAGTAATCAAAAAGCCCCCGGCTTACTTCCTTATGCATCAGATATCTGCTCTTTTCTGTCACAAGCCACACTTCATCCGCATCATTCTTAGCAGTACGAAAGCGGATGGTTACTATCTCATCCGCCTGTGGCTCTGCCGGGTTTATATAATTGCCGGTTCCGTCGCTGTAAAGTGCCTCTTTATTCATACGCTATCCCTCTGCTCTGTCCGGAGTTTCAAATAATGCCTCAAATTCTTCTCTCGTAATCTTTTCTTTCTCCATCAAAAGCGCTGCACAAGAGTGAAGTACCGGCATATACTCGTCCAGAAGCTGTTCTGCATGACGGTAGCATCCGTCAATGATATTTTTCACTTCCGCATCGATTTCCCCTGCGATCCGCTCTCCATAACTGCGTGCCGCATGTGCCAGATCCCGACCGATAAATACCTCGTCACTGTCATCATCGTAGTTGATCGTTCCAAGTCGCTCGGACATACCGTATTTCGTTACCATTGCTCTCGCTGTCGCTGTTGCCTGTTTAATGTCCTGTGAAGCTCCCGTTGTAATATCGCCGAAAATCTTCTCCTCGGCAATACGGCCGCCTAATGATACTGTAATATCCTGCAGCATTTTGCCTTTCGTCAGAAACATTTCATCCTGCTCCGGAAGCGGCATCGTATATCCCGCTGCCCCTGCTCCGGTCGGAATAATGGAAACACTGTAAACCGGTCCCACATCCGGAAGCACATGGAACAGAATCGCGTGGCCTGCCTCATGGTAAGCTGTAATTCTCTTTTCTTTGTCAGAAATCACACGGCTCTTCTTCTCTGCTCCGATTCCTACTTTCACGAAAGAATGGCGAATGTCTGCCTGTGTAATATACGGACGGCTGTCCTTCGCCGCATAGATTGCCGCTTCATTGAGAAGGTTCTCAAGATCTGCACCGGTAAATCCTGCTGTTGTCTGTGCGATCTGCTTCAGATCCACATCATCTCCAAGCGGTTTCCCCTTCGCATGCACTTTCAGAATCTCCTCACGTCCCAGTACATCCGGACGTCCTACAACAACTTTTCTGTCAAATCTTCCCGGACGAAGAATCGCCGGATCGAGGATATCGACACGGTTCGTTGCCGCCATTACGATAATGCCTTCATTGACTCCGAAACCGTCCATCTCAACAAGCATCTGGTTCAATGTCTGTTCCCGTTCGTCATGGCCGCCGCCCATTCCGGTGCCGCGCCGTCTTGCAACTGCGTCAATCTCATCAATGAACACGATACATGGAGCATTTTTCTTCGCATCTTCAAACAAATCCCGGACACGGGAAGCTCCAACACCGACAAACATCTCTACAAAGTCAGATCCTGAAATACTAAAGAACGGAACACCCGCTTCTCCGGCAACTGCTTTCGCAAGCAATGTCTTACCGGTTCCCGGAGGTCCTACAAGAAGTACTCCTTTCGGAATTCTTGCTCCGAGCTGTGTGTACTTTGTTGGATCCTTCAGGAAATCAACAATCTCCTCCAGCTCTTCTTTCTCTTCTTTCAACCCTGCAACTTTATCAAAATTAACTTTCTTATCTTTATCTGTGCTCATCTTGGCGCGGCTCTTCCCGAAATTCATTGCCTTCGCGTTCGCACCGCCTCCTGCCTGCCGATTCATCAGCAGAAATACAACAAGCACTGCTACGATGGAGATTCCCATCGGAAGAAGTACTGTCGTAATCCAGCTTTCTTCCGGAACACTCGTGACGATAAAATCAATCTTTTCTTCTTCCAGCTGCTCCTGCACTTCGTTGACATTAGACACGTTCAATGTCTTTGTCTCTCCGTCATCCAACGTAAAGACGATCTGTCCCGTTGGGATAGAACGGTCCTGATTAATTACTGCGCGCTGAATAGATCCACTTTCAAGCGCCTCCTGATATTCACGATAAGTAAATTCCCGATCCCGGTTCTGCGCCTGATTTGTAAACCAGAACACTGCAAACAGCGTCACCAGGAACAAAATAAAGGTCGCACCCCCAAATCCTCTGTTCTTATTACTGTCCAATTTGCTGCTCCTTCCTATTCAATTCCTTCAACAATACCGATATACGGCAGATTTCTGTACTTCTGTGCATAATCCAGACCATATCCTACGATAAACTCATCCGGAATCACAAATCCTGTATAGTCTACCTTCACTTCTCTGACACGGCGATCCGGTTTGTCAAGCAATGTGCAGAGTTTCATGCTCTTTGGTCCTCTCTTAGCAAGGATCTCAAGCAGATAAGATAATGTTCTTCCGGAGTCAATAATGTCTTCCACAACAAGAACATCCTTTCCCTCCAGACTTTCGTCAAGATCTTTTGCAATCTTTACGACACCGCTTGATGTTGTTCCATCTCCGTAGCTTCCCACACTCATAAAATCCATTGAAACCGGAACAGTGATTCTCTTAGCAAGTTCACACATAAAAAATACTCCGCCTTTTAAAACACAGATCAGATGTACCTGCTTTCCTGCATAATCTTCACTAATCTGTTTGCCCAGCTCTCTGATTCTCGCATCAAGTGCAGCTTCTGAAATAAGTTCTCTAATTGTTTCTGACATCTTTTTCTCCTCCATGTATCGTGATTTCTAAAATTCTTTCTGTTTCTTCTAAGACATATGCCGCGCATCCCCTGCGATGCCCTGCTATCCACAGCACATGACTTCCCTGTGCAACAAGCCAGATCCGGTCTCTCTCTTCTTTTGGAATCTTTTCATTAATAAAATAAGATTTCAATTTCTGCTTTTTCCCGGACTTATCAATCATAATATAATCTCCGGGACGCCGTTTTCTGACTATTACAGTATCTTTTATTATATCATAATCAAACCATTTCGTATATATATTATCTGGCACATTTATAGCATCTGAGGAAGATTTTTCTATTAATTTTGCAGTAATAACGCTATTTTCTACTCTTAGCTGCATTCCCGGAACAATCGGATACGAAGCCTCTTTGCTGTCTGTTTCTCCTTTTCGTTCCCGCTGATTCTTTTCTTCCATTTTCTTAATGCAAATGCACGCTTCTTCATGCACGGCTGTCAGCCGATACGGCAAAGACAGTTTACTTCCCTTTTGCTGATCCCACATAGAACTCAACAGCTCTACATGCTTTTGACCGATATTTTTCTCACTCCCCGCCGCTTCCGCAATGACACGGTGGCAGAGCATATGAAAAATGACTTCCGCGAGCGCTGACTTTGCCGCTATGCGGATCATTACTTCCTCTCCCTCTATTTTCACATAGTCATCAAAGGCTTTCTCCACCTGAGTATTCATATAATCACTGATTTGCCGAAGCTGTTCCATTGTCTGATTTATATGCGCTACTGCTGCCGGATTTATTTCCTCTTCCAAATACGGTATCACACAATTGCGAAGTTTATTTCTTGTGTAAATATTTTCAAAATTAGTTGCATCTGTACAGTAGGATATCTGTCTCTCTTCCAGGTACATTTCAATTTCTTTTCTTCCGACACACAAAAGCGGCCGGATCATGCTGTCGGACACCGGACGCATTCCGCCAAGTCCCTGCAGCCGGCTCCCTCTGATAAGATTCATGAGAAATGTTTCTGCATTGTCATCACTGTGGTGAGCCAGCGCAATTTTCGTTCCGCCATATAGATCCCGTTCTTTTTGAAACGCTTCCCGGCGTACTTCTCTCCCAGCCTCTTCTGTAGATTGTTTCCGTTTTTTCGCTTCTAATTCCACATCATAGTAATAAATTGTACAGGGGATTTTGTATTGTTCTGTCAGTTTCTTCACAAAAGCTGCGTCCGCATCTGCCGCTTCCCCACGCAGCCCATGATGCACATGCACTGTGCGGATTTGAAACCCAATCTCTTTTTGCAGATCCATTAATACGAAAAGAAGGCATACCGAGTCTGCTCCCCCTGATATGCCTGCAATTACAATATCTGATTGTTCCAGCATATGATATTTCTTCACATATGCTCTGATTTTTTCTATCATAACTTTGGTCCTGTCATCTATGCAGTAATTCCTGCTCTATTATCATTATTAGATTCCAGTACAAATATAATGAATTTTCCGCTCAAAGTCAAGCTTCCCGCTTTCTGGCACATTTTCTTACACATTCTCCTATTCCGAATTCTCACATTTCAAATTCTAAGCATTCCAGATTCCGATTACGAGTACCGTCATGTCGTCAAGCGGTTTCTCTCCGGTAAAATTCAACACCTGTTCAAGAATATGTTCTGCCATCTCCGTTGGGTTCTGAATCTCTGTTCCTTTGATAATCGTTTCCAGCACAAGTTCCTGCTCACCTACCGGAAGCGCATCCATAACTCCGTCTGTTACCATTACTACTACATCCCCGCTCTCAAGCTGCCTTGTTACCGTATCAAATTCCAGATTCTGCACAACACCAAGCGGAAGACTTGTTGAGGTAATCCGTTCCACTTCTCTTCCGCATTTTACAAATGTCGTAGAAGCTCCGACTTTTACAAATTCACACACACCGGAATACATATCAAAGATGCTCATATCAATTGTAGAAAAACAGATTTCCTCCCGCCCCGCTACAAACGCTGTATTCATGAGCTGAAGCGCCATTTTATGCGGATATCCGGCTTCCAGAAGTTCCTCCAGAAGTTCTACCACACGGGCGCTCTCCCGAAATGCCTTCTCTCCCGATCCCATTCCGTCTGAGATTGCCGCTCCTTCCTTTCCTCCCGGCAGTTCCATCATAAGAAAATTATCTCCGGAAATCTTATCGCATCCCTTTCCGATCTTGGCAACACCCCGCAGCGAATAAAAAGAAGCGCTTTCCATACATACAACCGTGCAATATTCTTCCGGCAGGATCGGACGTTCATCTGCCTGAAGAATCAGATGTTTTCCTGTACAGGAAGACACAATCCTTGCTACCTCTTTTGTTGTAATACACTGATGCTTCATCGCCTTGATCGTAACATGGATTTCGTATCGCCCGTTTTCCGTTACAAAAAACAGGCTTTGAAGAAGACGTATACCGCTTTTCCGGAAACGATTCCGCAGTTTTTTCTCAAGATGCTCATCCCGAAAGATACTGGCTCCAATCTCCTTCGCCGCCTGTCTTACCACTTCTGTAAACAAATTCATTTGCTTTGCACAGCCCTGCCGGTTCTGCACAATCCGATTATTCCAAAGTAGCTCCTGTTTTGCACTTCCAAAGGCTTCCAGCAATTCTTCCAGCAGCTGCTCTGAAGCACAGCACCGCTTCTCAAGTTTCCGCTTCATTTCAATATTCAAATCTGCACCGTAATTCTCAATTGTCAGAAGAAGATCGTAAATAAACTGCCGCATCTCTGTCTGCCGTTCTTTCATACAAATCTCGTACTCTGCACAGGATGCGCACACCTTTCTATGTACCTGGTCGAGCATCTGTTCCACTTCTTCCGGTGCAAATGTTTCTTTCGTCCCTTCCAGACTCAGAAATATGCCGGACAGCTTCTGAAGTGATGCGGCAAATTTCTCAATCTGCTCTACATATGGGTTTTCCATCACCGTCATCTGCTCTTTCGTGTCTCTCATATTCAGTCCTCCTCATAAACAAAAGAAACTTCCGGAGACCTCTGTCTCCGGAAGTTATCTTTCGTAAAATTTATTAATCATATTTATTTTAGTTCTCTGGCTCTAATATAATCTCATCCGGATACACAAGTCCCAATTTCTCACGGGCAACTTCTTCCGTATATGAATCGGATCCTACATATTCTTCCAGATCGTCAATCTCATCCGCACGTTCTTTCGCTTCATCAATCTGACTCTGCAGCTCTTCCTGCTGCTCCTGATATGCGGCGTTCTTCGCTTTCAAGGACATATTTCCAACTACTACCACAACTACGAGAAAGAGCATGACTCCACTAATCATCAATATACTCTGTTTATGATGCAAAATACGCTTTCTCTGCTTTCTCGCGCGGCTCTTCTGCTTAATGCCTGCCATTGCATTCTCCCTTACTTTCTCTATCAGGTTATCCGTTATCATGTTTATATTAACGTCTTTTCCGGGAATGTTCAAGTGGTTTTCCCCTTTTTCCGGAAAAACAACCCTTCAGAATCCGACATATTTTCCCGATCCATGTCAGTATTCCATACCCGGCTGCTCCTCCAAGACATACGCCAAGCACAAAATACCACCGAATACTGCCGTCACAGGTAAGATACATTTCCCGAAATAAAAATAATGCTGTCCAAAACCAATATATAAGATCTTCTGCCGCAACAACTGCCATTTTGTGCTTCACAATTCTTCGGAAAATGCGAAGAGATGTATAAACGCCCCAAATAAAAAAACCGGTAAGAAGCGCATCTGCAAAAATCGCTGCCTCTCGTTCAATTCCTAAGATCATAGGCTATCGGAACAGCTTGGCAAACAAATTCTCACCCTGCTTGCCCACTGCATGAATTTCTGAATACGCGATACTGTCAATCGTCCCGGACAGATCAACTTCTCCTTTTTCCAGGCTCAGGCGGTTCACATGCAGATCACTTCCTTTTACCATCAGCATCCCCTGCTCTGTTTCAAGAAGGATCTCATTCAAGTCAAAGGAAAGCACATCCAACACCCCTGTTACTGTACTTGTTTTTCTATTATTGACAACTAGTTTGTGTGCTTTCTGAATCTGTCTTTCTTCCATAAATTATACACTCCCTCCACACAACATGTTCTTCTTTCCTAATTGTATGAAAGGTCGTCCGCATTTATGCCAGAAACTCTCTACAGATAGCGGAAGAGGTCTTTCGCCTCATCTTTCTTCGTTGTTTCCTGAATCTGCAGCACCTCTGCCTTTACCGTCTTTGTTCCAAACTGGATCTCAATCACATCGCCCGGTTTCACTTTTACAGAAGCCTTCGCTACCGTTCCATTCACAAGCACTCTTCCGGCATCACACGCTTCATTTGCCACTGTCCGGCGCTTGATCAGTCTGGATACTTTTAAAAATTTGTCTAATCTCATCTTTCTTTCTCCTAAAAAATGGCATTATAAGCTGCCTTATAATGCCATTTGTATTCAATCTATTCTCGAATCTTACTGGATTGCATCCTTGAATGCTTTACCTGGTTTAAACTTCGGTGACTTAGAAGCCGGAATTACCATTGTGCTTCCTGTCTGCGGATTTCTTCCTTCTCTTGCAGCTCTCTCGCTGACTTCAAATGTACCAAAACCTACAAGCTGTACTTTTTCACCTTTTTTTAATTCTTCTGCGATTACATCTACAAATGCTTTTAAAGCTTTTTCAGAATCTTTTTTTGATAATTCTGCATTCTCAGCGATTGCTGCAATAAGTTCTGTTTTATTCATGAAAATTCTTCCTCCTCTTGTTATAGAACTCTGGATATGATAAACAGCCCCGATTGGCTGAAGTACCAGCGTGTTAATATCTCTCTCAGTATAACCACGCGTTTTTCACTTTGTCAAGAAAATTCGCCTGTATCTGCACATTTTCCGGCTTTTTTCGATGATTTACAGCATTTCCTGAATCATTTCGAGAATCGTCTTTCCTAACTCTTCGGATTTGCTGTCTGCATCTGCCAGAGAAGAGCCTTTCACACCATAGTAGAATTTTACTTTTGGCTCTGTTCCGGATGGTCTTACACATACCCATGCCGCATCATTTAACTCATAATAAAGCACATTTGAGTTCGGCAGTCCCGTCGGCGCTGTCTTACCTGTTGCAAGATCCGTAATTGTATCTGCCTGATAGTCTCTCACTTTTTCTACTTTATATGCACCAAATGCTTTTGGCGGTTCTTTTCTAAGTGTTTCAAGAATCTCCTGAATCTTGGCAAGTCCTTCAATTCCTTTTAAAGTGATAGACTGGATATCGTCTTTGTAATATCCGTACTTCTCATAGGCATCGATCATAGCATCCCATAGCGTCTTGCCCTGTGTCTTATAGTAAGCAGCCGCCTCGCAGAGAGCCATTGTTGCAACAATCGCATCTTTATCTCTTGCATGTGTTCCGATCAGACATCCATAGCTCTCTTCAAATCCAAATACATACTCGCCTTTTCCGCTTGTCTCAAAGCCAAGAATCTGCTGTCCGATATATTTGAATCCTGTCAGAACTTCAATCAATCCGATGCCATTTTCTTTTGCAATGGCATCAGCCATATTCGATGTAACAATTGTCTTAATCAGATATCCGTCTTCCGGAAGTCCTTTTAATGCTTTTCTCTGTGTGATCTCATAATCTGCCAGCAGACAACCGGACATATTACCGGTAAGTACTTTATACTCTCCTGATACTGTATCTTTTACATAAACGCCAAGACGATCTGCATCCGGATCTGTTGCAAGTACAAGGTCTGCATCTACTTCTTTTGCAAGTTTTAGTCCGAGTTCAAATGCTTCTTTTGCCTCTGGATTCGGATAAGAGACTGTCGGGAAATTACCGTCCGGAAGTTCCTGTTCTTTTACTACATAAACATGCTCAAAACCAAGTTCTTTCAAAACACGTCTTGCCGGAATATTACCGGTTCCGTGAAGCGGACTGTAAACAATCTTCAGTTCGCTCTTCATCTTGTCAATGGCATCCTGATGAAGTACCTGCTTCTTCAGCTCGGCGATATATGCATCGTCAATTTCAGAGCCGATCACAATATACAGATTCTTTTCCTTTGCTTCTCCAAGGCTTACTGTCTTACATTCATCATGGCGCTCGATTGCATTCACCTCATCCATGATTCCTTTATCATGCGGCGGTGTAATCTGTGCTCCATCTTCCCAGTATACTTTATATCCATTGTATTCCGGCGGGTTATGGCTCGCTGTAATATTAATTCCGGCAATACATCCAAGTTTGCGCACTGCATAAGATAACTCCGGTGTCGGACGAAGTGATTCAAATACATATGCTCTGATTCCATTTGCCGCAAGACAGAGAGCTGCCTCATCTGCAAATTCAGGAGACATCCGACGTGAATCGTAAGCAATCGCTACTCCCTGTTCCTGTGCGCCCTTCTTGATAATATAGTTCGCCAATCCCTGTGTTGCCTTGCGGACCGTATAGATATTCATCCGGTTTGTTCCTGCCCCTATAATTCCCCGAAGTCCTGCCGTTCCGAATTCCAGCTCCTTATAGAAGCGCTCCTTAATCTCTTTATCATCTTCGGAAATCGCCTGTAATTCCGCTTTTGTCTCTGCATCAAAATATGGATTCTCAAGCCATTCCTGATATTTTTTCTGATAGTCCATTGTAATCAACCTCCTGGATTCCTTTCTTATGCGAATTCTCGCTTTCTCTTACCGTTAGGTAAATGTCTAAAGATAGTTTTATTATACACCACTTACCTATAAATGAAAAGAAAATATGTCCCCTAAAAACTGCTTTTTCTCCTTTGTTTCCTGGACAGAAAGTACCAGTTTCTCGACACTTTTCTGTGGAATCCTTGCTTTATTTGACTGATAATATGTATTGGCTGCTTTAAAAAATTTCTCCGGATACGCAAGACGCAGCGCCAGGTATTCCATTTCTTCCCCGGAAAGCGGATGGATCCTCGTATAAGAGCGGATGATCTGCTCTCCCAGATGTCTGTCCCAATGATTCTTTTCCATAATCTTACGCATGAAATAGTAAAGATCTCCCGCCTGAATATCAATTCTAAAATCATCAAAATTCACAGTAGCGATCCCCTCTGAAGTCATAATCAGGTTATGATAATTATAGTCTCCGTGCACAAGCGTCCGCTTCCTTTTACTTTCCTCATAAAGCTTCCGGCACTCCTCTGCCTTCCCTGTGACTTCTTTCGCAAATGCATACATTTCTTCAAAGCAGCTCAAAAACAATAACTCAAATTCATTCTTTGCCGGGCGTTTCCGTATAAAACCTCTGATCTTGCGAAGTTTCTGGTTGTATCTTTGAAGTTCCTCCTCCGGTTTCGTACCAACCGGTACGTCGCCCTGAAGATTGTCTGTCGGTTCTGCAAGCACATTATGCAAAAATGCCAGATTTTTTACTGCCTCTGTAATCTCATACTCTTTCTGTACATTGCATTCCCTGCCTGCAAACCATTTCTTTACAAGATAAACCGTTCCGTCTTCCAGCTTCGAAACAAATGCTCCTTCTTTATTGGCGATCGGATTATCCACTAATCGGCATCCACCCGCCCGCAAATGCAGACAGAGGCGGTCCATACTCTCCGCCCGCCTCTCAGACATTCCCGTGTTCTGCACTATGCAGAGCCCACGGTCTGTATCGAGCAGAAAGCTGTTCCGCCCCCGCTTTATATTCTTCACTTCTATATCATATTGTTCCAAAACTTCTAATTCATACTCTTTCATACTTACCTCCAGAATTCTTACTTCGTTCCCTCTAATGTATGAATTCGTCCCGATAAGTATGACTCAACCACAAGAACAGTCCGCGCCTGCCTCTTAGATCAGTTTCAGCAGTTCGTCCTTTGTGTTTTTCCCCGGATCCGAAAGGACTGCATCAAGAAGCTTCTCTAACGTCTCTCCAACGGCTTTTCCCTGTTGGATTCCGGCTTCTATTAAATCTTTCCCAGTCACTGCAAGCGTTTTCAGCGACACACAGTCTCCCTTCTCCAACGTCTCATGATAATACTGTTCTACCAGAGCAAGATTTTCCATCTTCTCTGCCCTTCGGTATTCACTTTGCCCCATCATATCTGCTCTTCGCAGTTCGATGTAATAAGGAAAAAGTTCTTCTCCGATGATTGCCATACTCCTGCGCACATTTTCCGGAGTCGCCTTCGTCTTATAATGATAATCGTGATATAAAACAAGCTTGCATACATTTCGCAGCGTATAGTTGTCGAATTTCAGCCGTTTCAAAATAACCCTCGTCATTTCCTCGCTACGTTTCCCATGTCCTGTAAAATGCGCCACACCTTCTGCATCAATACTTTTCATATCCGGTTTTCCAAAATCGTGAAACAGCGCTGCCAGACGGAGTATCCTGTCATTTCTCACAGCACAGATTACATGGATTGTATGCTCTCCCACATTACAAAAATGATGCGGTGTTTCCTGCGTGGTATCCATCAGACGATCAAATTCCGGAAGGATCACTGCCGTAATCCCAAGCTCATATGCCTCCCGGATCAATTCCGGATGCGGCGATGTCATTAGCTTCACTAATTCTGTCTGGATTCTCTCCGCACTAATCTGACGCAGATTGCCTGCAAGTGCTCTGATTGCTTCTTTTGTCTCTTTCTCGATTTCAAATCCAAGCTGCGCCGCAAAACGCACCGCCCGCATAATACGCAGTGCGTCTTCTCCGAACCGCTCTCTGGCACAGCCGACACAGCGGATCATTCCCTTCTCAAGATCTTCCATTCCGCCAAAAATGTCTACCAGCCCATCTTCATCATTGTACGCCATTGCATTAATCGTAAAATCCCGACGCAGCAGATCTTCCCTCAGATTTCTTGTAAACTGCACACTCTTCGGGTGGCGGCAGTCTTCATAATCGCCGTCTACCCGGTAGGTTGTCACCTCAAACCCTTCTCTGTCCATCAGGACGGTAACAGTGCCATGCTCAATCCCCGTATCTACCGTATGTGAAAACAGACTTTTAATCTCCTGGGGAGAGGCAGACGTGGTAATATCCCAGTCTCCCGGAACTCTTCCCAAAATAGAATCGCGTACGCAGCCCCCGACTGCGTACGCCTCAAATCCATTCTCTTGAAGTGT
This genomic window contains:
- the tilS gene encoding tRNA lysidine(34) synthetase TilS — protein: MIEKIRAYVKKYHMLEQSDIVIAGISGGADSVCLLFVLMDLQKEIGFQIRTVHVHHGLRGEAADADAAFVKKLTEQYKIPCTIYYYDVELEAKKRKQSTEEAGREVRREAFQKERDLYGGTKIALAHHSDDNAETFLMNLIRGSRLQGLGGMRPVSDSMIRPLLCVGRKEIEMYLEERQISYCTDATNFENIYTRNKLRNCVIPYLEEEINPAAVAHINQTMEQLRQISDYMNTQVEKAFDDYVKIEGEEVMIRIAAKSALAEVIFHMLCHRVIAEAAGSEKNIGQKHVELLSSMWDQQKGSKLSLPYRLTAVHEEACICIKKMEEKNQRERKGETDSKEASYPIVPGMQLRVENSVITAKLIEKSSSDAINVPDNIYTKWFDYDIIKDTVIVRKRRPGDYIMIDKSGKKQKLKSYFINEKIPKEERDRIWLVAQGSHVLWIAGHRRGCAAYVLEETERILEITIHGGEKDVRNN
- a CDS encoding glycoside hydrolase family 13 protein codes for the protein MNKEALYSDGTGNYINPAEPQADEIVTIRFRTAKNDADEVWLVTEKSRYLMHKEVSRGLFDYYTVNYQLGKDQFRYCFEIKSGSEHIYYQQCGPSEKVIDDYYFMIAPGFSTPEWAKGAVMYQIYVDRFCNGNPDNDVETGEYMYLGDKSIRVTDWYQYPASMDVREFYGGDLQGVMKKLDYLQELGVDVIYFNPIFVSPSNHKYDTQDYDYVDPHIAVIKNDGGNLLQGWEGNNCSAGKYRLRTTDKENLEASNEYLAELIREVHKRGMKIILDGVFNHCGSFNKWMDREYIYHNVEGYEPGAYISSKSPYRNYFNFYSRESENWPDNDNYEGWWGHNTLPKLNYEQSQELEDYIINVGRKWVSEPFCADGWRLDVAADLGKTNDYNHEFWKKFRKAVKEANPEAIILAEHYGDPQEWLQGDEWDTVMNYDAFMEPVTWFLTGMEKHSDEFRQDLLNNSDNFVNVMKHHMSSMMMPSLMVAMNQLSNHDHSRFLTRTNHWVGRVQNLGPEAANKNINPAVMREAVVMQMTWIGAPTLYYGDEAGLCGFTDPDNRRTYPWGREDKLMLDFHREMIRIHKNYPALTSGSLQILTWNEHILSFSRFLENEQIIIVVNNSKKLQEVTIPVWRAEVPEKGKMYRLMYTYDRGYTTEYEEYLVEDGEVVLIMGRYSAAVLKTKQQIEETFAIGEDL
- the hpt gene encoding hypoxanthine phosphoribosyltransferase, with the translated sequence MSETIRELISEAALDARIRELGKQISEDYAGKQVHLICVLKGGVFFMCELAKRITVPVSMDFMSVGSYGDGTTSSGVVKIAKDLDESLEGKDVLVVEDIIDSGRTLSYLLEILAKRGPKSMKLCTLLDKPDRRVREVKVDYTGFVIPDEFIVGYGLDYAQKYRNLPYIGIVEGIE
- the ftsH gene encoding ATP-dependent zinc metalloprotease FtsH, whose product is MDSNKNRGFGGATFILFLVTLFAVFWFTNQAQNRDREFTYREYQEALESGSIQRAVINQDRSIPTGQIVFTLDDGETKTLNVSNVNEVQEQLEEEKIDFIVTSVPEESWITTVLLPMGISIVAVLVVFLLMNRQAGGGANAKAMNFGKSRAKMSTDKDKKVNFDKVAGLKEEKEELEEIVDFLKDPTKYTQLGARIPKGVLLVGPPGTGKTLLAKAVAGEAGVPFFSISGSDFVEMFVGVGASRVRDLFEDAKKNAPCIVFIDEIDAVARRRGTGMGGGHDEREQTLNQMLVEMDGFGVNEGIIVMAATNRVDILDPAILRPGRFDRKVVVGRPDVLGREEILKVHAKGKPLGDDVDLKQIAQTTAGFTGADLENLLNEAAIYAAKDSRPYITQADIRHSFVKVGIGAEKKSRVISDKEKRITAYHEAGHAILFHVLPDVGPVYSVSIIPTGAGAAGYTMPLPEQDEMFLTKGKMLQDITVSLGGRIAEEKIFGDITTGASQDIKQATATARAMVTKYGMSERLGTINYDDDSDEVFIGRDLAHAARSYGERIAGEIDAEVKNIIDGCYRHAEQLLDEYMPVLHSCAALLMEKEKITREEFEALFETPDRAEG